The Tripterygium wilfordii isolate XIE 37 chromosome 23, ASM1340144v1, whole genome shotgun sequence genomic sequence caattaattaagaaaatcatgcaatgggtttaacaattctcaatcaaacacattagatgcaatccctagactagacaatccaagaatacaatcaaatatgtcattctcatgtaTCTAATCActcaactatcacgaaattaaaagagaaggatcgaagctacgatcctttgaacataccttgagtaatcgaaaccttgcacccaccgttcgggactagaaactagaaagggaacttatccactcattataatgagaataaacatcaattttatagaagaaaaccaatgtttacaatcaagatcacaagaactaagcaaaaccctagagagagtaagagagagaaaaactatggagacTAGATGTTGGAgagagaatgaatgaatgaatgagacagaaaacccaaatcttagggtttttccctctttttacaagtacaattacctatttacccttgcgaagctttctcccattggttacatttgagaaatacacaaaaacccagctcaattaaccattctcggaatgcagaaatcgggcaactgtccggacggttgaaatctgtgtggacgaTTAAACCTTCTGGTTCCAACTGTTCAGATAGATTATGGGGTGTTTGGACACTTTGTACAGATTTCCATTTTTTTGCTGTAGTTTCAtgattctttgacctttttgcccttggattcaactatccgaacatccaatgaagatgtccggacaattcttcatctccaTGCACTTTTCTTCAATTCCGAAAGTTTTCAACTTTGCCGGTTTagtcatattttctgcaaaaccaatgagaaacaaccataagagtaaaactaacttatttaaaaacAAATACATTACTTTAATTACTAGAACCCCTAATtcgatggtattaggacctcaaaatagaggtccgatcaCTCACATGGTGAGATAATCTATCCTCAACGGGGCTTAAGACAAAGCAATCTGTTATCACtgttgttatttgttttatgtATGGAGGCACTCAGCAATTCAATCATGGAGGCCGAGAGATGTGGTCAGCAATTCAAGTTGAAggtgtttttatatatatggtCCACGACGAATATAAAAATCTCTTTTTTGCATAAAGTTCTATTattctgagttttttttttaaaaaccatcCAAACATCCAAAGATAATTTAGAAAGCCTAAGTGGCAAATGAACCCTAACTGTAGGAGTCACCAAACGGCCTACGGACTCGGTCCCAGCCGAAGCTCGAAAAGATATCGGGTCAGTGCAGCCCCAAATTACTTATGGATAGGCCTGAGTCTTAGTTTTTGGGCCGGGTCCGACCCGAACACGACTTCATGGGCTAAATTCTGGCCAAATGAGCCCAAGCCTGAAGTCCAACACAATAGCCCGGCCCAAAGTCCGAACAACGGCCCAATAcaatatcaaaatatatatatatattgacttgTGACCATGTTACGAAGGCAATAAGTGACAAGAAGTCAACAAGTGCACATGTTCACAGATCCATGAGCCCCAAACATGATTACAGCAAGGAGAATAACCCACAAAGTAACAAAAAAACATCAATGCTGTAGTGAAACACAGAGAGATTAAGGGACAAAAATGGGTCTTCAACTTGTTGAGACATACGTAGAATAAATAAGCCCGAATCCCGGTCTAGACCTGACCCGGGCTTGAAACTAGGtcaataattccaacttctttgggcCCAGATTAGGCTTGTTTTCCATTTTTGTCCCAAGTCAAACTCAGTTTCAACCCGAAGCGTCAATCCAAACTCAGACCCTAAATTTTCAGGCCTGTCCGGCCAGACCCGATGCCAAGACCTAGTTAAGTGGTTATTGAGGGGCAAATTGATACTCATTTTTTTACAAGCTTAGCAACCTGTTACAATGACGTGGCAAAATAAAACGACGGGACGTCCATTGCATCGGGGACGTGAAGAAGACTCTGAAGAGAGTCGCTTACATTCCCTGGAAGATGTTCCTTCCTCTGTTCAtatcatttaatttttaaagaGAGAACTAACAAACACCATATTCATATTCGACCTCCTCTCAACTTCTCGAATTTCTGATTCGACCATCAAATTCACGGCACTCCCTGCAAGCAGGCGCCCTCCTTTTCTCTTCAGGTACTTCTCCGTACTCGGAAAAAATCTATACTTGTTGATGCGTATGCGTAATGCATCTACGGAGTGCGCGCACTAACTATGATGCTTGTGCAGGGAGAACAAGGCTCTGCTTTGCAGATCTGATCTCAATTCTGTTAGTTCAAGTCTGATTCCTTTCATGTGCTGAGATTCCTCCTTTTCAACTAAAGATGGGTATTCTGTTTACTCGAATGTTCTCTTCGCTCTTTGGCAATAAAGAGGCTCGGATCCTTGTCCTCGGCCTCGACAATGCCGGCAAAACCACTATTCTTTGTAagtgttttctttaattttttttttctccgatagcattttcttttctgattGATTTTTGGTGACTCTTGATGGGTTTGGATTTCACGCAGATCGGCTGCAGATGGGTGAAGTTGTCTCCACAATTCCAAGTGggttatctttcttctttaagtAATTCAATTTTGGTATTTGTCTTGTTGCTCACGAAGTTGAGGAAGAAAGTGGAACTGCTAGATATTTTGTGATCACCAATTATGTTGAGAGGAACAAAACTATGTGTGTCAGGACAAAATACATCTTTGTTATTTGCATGATCGTATAATTTAATTCGAGAGTGGCTCAGTGATGTTTTGAAATGAATCGATTTTGTGGTTTAATGTGTTATAATGTTGACAAAAGCTGCTTGATTAATTTCCTCGCTTAAATCTTTTGTTGCAGCAATTGGATTCAATGTAGAAACAGTGCAGTACAACAATATTAAGTTCCAAGTCTGGGATCTAGGTATGTGAATGTTCCACCTTCCTGTGTGCATTAAATATCACAACTCTTTTTTAACCCTTATTGCATTTTGCCAAACTTTTAATTCGTTCCCATTAATTGCTTGAAATTTGGAATCTTTTTGAAGTTGGGTAAAACTGCTCTTGCTGTTATcaaacaataaatataaatgGTCTTTGCTAGTAAGAGAAAAGTGAAAGTAGCTTCGATTTGATTGGAATCTGGGCGGATTAGGAACTTTGATGGTGAGTATGGGGGGTTTGTGTGTTTGGTTATTGATATTTTGAATTGATGGGCTTTTCTAATGTATCAGTGGCATCAGCAATTGAACATATTTTCTGAACTGCTGTTAGTAAGAGTGTTATGATTAAATAAACTGTGTTGTAAGCATTCCAAATACATTGGTTGAAAGCATTCTATTAAGTTCTCTTATCATTAGAATAGATCAGTAGTTCCTACGTTCTGCCTTCCTTGACTCAAGTATCTGCCTTCCTTGACTCAACTAGTAACGGTATATGATACCTCTTTCTATGCTTGTTCTTGACATCTTGCTCAAGCACATGCTCTTTCCTATCAAAATTTCCCTTTTTGTTGTTATCTTTATAACTTTATTGTGTTATTAATATATGTAGAACGGTTATTTTACTGTCTTCTCTctcaaaatttaattaattatccttCACGATGTTTTACGTCTTCATTTTTTGCATTGCTTCAAATAGACAAATACTATTTGTTTAAAACTGAATTCTGAATAGAACAATGTTTGGGCATGTACGATGTGGAGGCAGTAGTGTGGTTGTTCTTAGAGTTGAGAAAATTAAGTAGGTGATATTATAAAGAGGAGAAAGAGTCGAGGTGAAAAAGACTTGGATGGAAGTAATCAGGAATCACATCAACTCTTAATGATTAGTCGAGAGTGTAGCTTTTGATAAAAATGAAGGTAAAGGAGAATTCATGTTAGATTCGCACTAGTTTCTCAAATGAATTCATGTAGCTACTTCGAATGTTGTTTGGTCTAATGTCTTTGATGGTATTGTTTGATGGGATAAAGGTTGAAGGGTTTCTTGAGGAAAAAAATTTCGAGGTGCTCATTTTCATGTTTAGATAAAGTAGAGGGGCTTATGGTGTGTTTATTGCACggcttaaaattgaattctAGCATCCCCTTCCATAATTTTATGCAAGAAataatcaaatttaaaattcatACTTTCTGGACAGACTTTTATTTGGGACCCTTCACCCAATAATTTTCATTAACACAAATGATAAGATAGTCTTGGATGAAAAACGCAAAGATGGAAAATCCTTTTAAGGGGCATCTAGCCTCTTTGGCATTGATACTTATTACACTTACAAATTTCTCGATTATGAGGTTGATCTATCGGGTTTTTCTCTGatgataattttgttttctgttgACACAGGTGGACAGACAAGTATCAGGTATGctttatacataatattttttcCTACAGTATTTCTTCATATTAAATTTTGCAAGTTTCTAATAGCATGGGTCTTGTGGGACCTCTGATATCCATGATACTGTCATTTCAAGATCTCTTGAAAATATGAGAACTCAATATTGTTTTGATATTAATGAATTTCTCTAAGGCCTTTACGAAAACTTACTGGCAACTTATTTGTTTGTGCCTCAGGCCATACTGGAGATGTTATTTTCCCAATACTCAAGCCATAATTTATGTTGTTGACTCAAGTGACACAGATAGGCTGGTCATTGCTAAAGAagagtttcatgcaattttggaGGTAGACTATAGTTTATGCTATCAACATTGCCATTCATTGCCAACAGCTATGACTTCGCTGATGTGATCTCCTTTCACTTTGCG encodes the following:
- the LOC119993175 gene encoding ADP-ribosylation factor 1-like produces the protein MGILFTRMFSSLFGNKEARILVLGLDNAGKTTILYRLQMGEVVSTIPTIGFNVETVQYNNIKFQVWDLGGQTSIRPYWRCYFPNTQAIIYVVDSSDTDRLVIAKEEFHAILEEEELKGSVVLIFANKQDLPGALDDAAVTEALELHKIKNRQWAIFKTSAIKGEGLFEGLDWLSNTLKSGGG